The proteins below come from a single Juglans regia cultivar Chandler chromosome 12, Walnut 2.0, whole genome shotgun sequence genomic window:
- the LOC108981384 gene encoding casein kinase 1-like protein 10 yields the protein MDHVIGGKFKLGRKIGSGSFGELYLGVNVQSGEEVAVKLESVKTKHPQLHYESKLYMLLQGGTGIPHLKWFGVEGEYNVMVIDLLGPSLEDLFNYCNRKFTLKTVLMLADQLINRVEYMHSRGFLHRDIKPDNFLMGLGRKANQVYVIDYGLAKKYRDLQTHKHIPYRENKNLTGTARYASVNTHLGVEQSRRDDLESLGYVLMYFLRGSLPWQGLKAGTKKQKYDKISEKKMLTPIEVLCKSYPSEFTSYFHYCRSLRFEDKPDYSYLKRLFRDLFIREGYQFDYVFDWTILKYPQIGSSSRARPSGKPALNPGTSAEKIERPSVGQEIRERFSGAVEAFSRRNGSGHGDHSRHRSSDDVPSSKDVQPDSERGRSSRNGSASKRPVMSSSRPSSSGEPSENRSSRLVSGNGRLSTTQRIQPGFESKTSFSRGATTRGGRDDALRSFELLSIGTGKRK from the exons ATGGATCACGTGATTGGTGGAAAGTTTAAGCTCGGGCGGAAGATCGGCAGCGGCTCGTTTGGAGAGCTCTATTTGG GTGTTAATGTACAAAGTGGAGAGGAAGTGGCTGTCAAGCTG GAGTCTGTGAAGACCAAGCACCCTCAGCTTCACTATGAGTCAAAGTTATACATGCTTCTGCAAGGAGGAA CGGGTATCCCCCATCTGAAATGGTTTGGTGTTGAGGGCGAGTATAATGTTATGGTTATTGACCTTCTTGGTCCAAGCCTAGAAGACCTGTTCAACTATTGCAACCGAAAGTTCACTTTAAAAACGGTTTTGATGCTTGCTGATCAGTTA ATAAACAGAGTTGAATACATGCACTCACGGGGTTTTCTTCACCGTGATATAAAGCCAGACAACTTTTTAATGGGTTTAGGGCGCAAAGCTAATCag GTTTATGTGATTGATTATGGTCTGGCAAAAAAGTATAGGGAtcttcaaacacacaagcacaTACCTTACAG GGAAAACAAGAATCTCACAGGAACAGCTCGTTATGCAAGTGTCAATACTCACCTTGGAGTTG AACAAAGCAGAAGAGATGATCTGGAGTCTCTTGGTTATGTGCTTATGTATTTTCTGAGGGGAAG CCTTCCTTGGCAAGGCTTAAAAGCAGGAACTAAGAAGCAGAAATATGACAAGATCAGCGAAAAGAAGATGCTTACTCCCATAGAG GTCCTTTGCAAATCGTATCCGTCAGAGTTCACGTCATATTTTCATTATTGCCGATCACTACGTTTTGAAGACAAACCGGATTATTCATATCTGAAGAGGCTTTTCCGGGACCTATTTATTCGAGAAG GTTATCAGTTTGACTACGTATTTGATTGGACTATATTGAAGTATCCTCAAATTGGCTCCAGTTCTAGAGCACGA CCAAGCGGGAAACCAGCACTAAACCCAGGAACATCTGCTGAGAAAATAGAGAGGCCTTCAG TGGGACAAGAAATCCGAGAACGGTTTTCTGGTGCTGTCGAGGCATTTTCCAGGAGGAATGGCTCGGGGCATGGTGATCACTCAAGGCACAGATCTTCGGATGATGTGCCATCGTCCAAGGATGTG CAACCTGATTCTGAAAGGGGACGCTCTTCTCGTAATGGCAGTGCCTCAAAGAGGCCTGTAATGTCAAGCAGTAGGCCAAGCTCCTCTGGTGAGCCCAGTGAGAATCGGTCAAGCCGGCTGGTGTCAGGCAATGGTCGCCTGTCCACAACCCAGAGGATTCAACCTGGGTTTGAATCCAAAACATCTTTTAGCCGTGGTGCAACCACTAGAGGTGGTCGTGATGATGCACTTCGGAGCTTTGAGCTCCTGTCGATCGGTACAGGTAAGAGGAAATAA